A window of Anaerolineae bacterium genomic DNA:
TCACCACAGAAAACACTATGGCTGCCGCACTCATTATTGCCATGAGTTTACTTGTACTGTCGTATTGCTTTTGTGCTTCATCATAGCGTAGCAAAGTGTGCTCGTCCTCAGATTTTATCAGATTGTCAGTATCCGTTATCCATTGCCTCACACAAAGCCTGGCTTTATTAAGTATGAGATCGGTTGCATCCTTATACTTTCCCGCCATACCCAGTTCAAATGCCTGATTGTTCAGCGCTCTTGATTCATCCCGGCCAACCTTGATTTTTGAAATTAGCTCAAGCGTCTTTGTCTCGTCCTTTCCGACTAATTCTTCGAATTTTTTAAAATCCGCATCATAATTTTCTCTGATTTCATAAATCCTCTTTTCCATTTCCTCTGTTCTGGAGTGATCCAGGAATATATTGCGGAGGGCAATGGATACTTCTCTTGTGTCATCAACCATATTATTAGCCAGACGAGAACGGACATTTTCATTTTTTACGATCACTTCAAGTGCCGCATAAATTTTGTCCATCGCATTAAAACTAAGGAGAATCAAGGTGATCATAAAAACAAGCACAAGGCCAAAGCCCAATGCCAACCGCAAACCAATTTTCATATTTTTAAACATGCCACAATTCTCCTTTTATCAAGATTAATACTAATTTTTGTAACCGTTCACGGAACGTTGAAATTGGAAATTGGAAATTTGGAAGAATAGTACAAAAGCATGAAGGCCAAATTTCCAATTTCCAATTTCCAATTTCTATTTTTAGTGTCATAAGATTTTTCGCTCTGCTCGAAATGACAACTTTGGATAGTTTTCGTTCAGGCAATACTTACCTCTTCATTAACGGTAATATTTTTATCAGATAACAATTTCTCCGCATCTAAGACAATCAAACGATCATTGGTTATGCCTTTAAGATATTCTTCCTTCAGCCCCTCAAGTGTTGTAGGCGACCGCTGCAGTTTACTAAGGATAATATTTCGCACACCAATAATTTCGTCTGCCAGAATTCCAAACTCCATCCGGTCGTTGCAAATGATGATCAATTTATTGAGTTCGCCCAAACCAGTCCCGGGTAGATCAAAGAGATTTTTAATATTAAGCACCGAGAGAATTTGCCCGCGCACATTAATAATCCCAAGCACGAAAGGCGGTGTACCCGGCAGCGGTGTAAAATCTTTTAGTTGAAACGATTCGCGAACAAATGCGGTTTCTATTCCATACGTTTCAGATGCTAAACGAAACTCGATGATCTCGGTAAACTCTTGTTTGACTGTTTCATCCCTGGATTCCAGCGCCAGAACACGGGCTCGCTCCTTAAGTATTGAACGCTTTTCTTCCTTAGATAAAACCGCCTTATTTGCCAGCAGTTCTTGCGTTGCATTAATTCTACTATGAAGCCCGTCCCAATCTACCTTGGACTTCTGCGTTGTTCCTGATGAATCCGGCTTCGTTTTCATGATAATACCCTTGATTTGATTGTTGCATTAATTATTTCTCTCAATCTGCCGGCTGTCAGTCCTTCAGATTCCGGTACAATATCGTCATCGTTGCATTTTTTCAAAAGCGC
This region includes:
- a CDS encoding chemotaxis protein CheW; translated protein: MKTKPDSSGTTQKSKVDWDGLHSRINATQELLANKAVLSKEEKRSILKERARVLALESRDETVKQEFTEIIEFRLASETYGIETAFVRESFQLKDFTPLPGTPPFVLGIINVRGQILSVLNIKNLFDLPGTGLGELNKLIIICNDRMEFGILADEIIGVRNIILSKLQRSPTTLEGLKEEYLKGITNDRLIVLDAEKLLSDKNITVNEEVSIA